From one Triticum aestivum cultivar Chinese Spring chromosome 4B, IWGSC CS RefSeq v2.1, whole genome shotgun sequence genomic stretch:
- the LOC123090281 gene encoding uncharacterized protein → MHKEQFSAAITRNSCTINTVCSQNCHFTWKKNPKHSSDDSEAEYHPNEDNTSEGESSDDSLVDETEALQSTPAASSNSKGRKKTSQKTSKKRSAAMPRGGVKPRPPKRVHADIPTNLRVTRSKKALLQDVDASTQSEEMLDPKHQTPSVIDKPTASVACARQAEEIIPNFDDHGVEDDDPAHCDDDNWIANGADLIAHRDDDNEMANEAGGSGHNEMATEAGGSGHNEMATEAGGSPQPNQETQPNNNSEGPQSYEDPRERGPNLGKGLERITRCGHGKLPLVIPEGRIRLEAPLLAAKFATECNVTVRHHMPVFKRWKDYKDPNGDVRDGIFRNFIGKVGNKFQMDVDVVPVRKACTEMVKRATRQQRYRLKKEFFDPHPLHLVTRTSPVPSMTDEQWNELVESWKDPKKMGICQINKNNRAQVKFHQTTGACSYPVHCDNLGDKYKDKEPTALDLFKECHYSKKNKSYTDVVQAAITEMENKASQPTEDGQESNSATEAVAEVLAKHTKKPRFLQHVGIQHVHARSSAEVATEKRDNVELRARVDTLTKLLKESEEARIRQDEEHRKRDEENRKKQAAMDAKLDFLLSQLQPRLA, encoded by the exons ATGCATAAGGAACAATTCAGTGCTGCAATCACTCGGAATTCCTGCACTATCAACACTGTTTGCAGCCAAAACTGTCATTTCACCTGGAAAAAGAATCCCAAGCATAGTTCTGATGATTCTGAAGCTGAGTACCATCCTAACGAGGACAATACCAGTGAAGGAGAGTCGTCCGATGATAGTTTAGTAGATGAAACAGAAGCACTGCAGTCCACACCTGCTGCTAGCTCAAACTCTAAG GGCCGTAAGAAGACTAGTCAGAAAACTAGCAAGAAAAGATCTGCGGCCATGCCCCGTGGTGGAGTCAAGCCTCGGCCTCCTAAGAGAGTTCATGCAGACATCCCTACTAATTTGCGAGTCACAAGGTCGAAGAAAGCTCTATTACAAGATGTTGATGCAAGTACTCAAAGTGAGGAGATGTTGGATCCTAAACATCAGACACCAAGTGTCATCGATAAGCCAACTGCTTCTGTGGCTTGTGCCCGCCAAGCTGAAGAAATTATTCCCAACTTTGATGACCATGGTGTTGAAG ATGATGACCCTGCACATTGTGATGATGACAACTGGATTGCCAATGGAGCTGATCTTATTGCCCATCGTGATGACGACAATGAGATGGCCAACGAAGCTGGTGGTAGTGGTCACAATGAGATGGCCACCGAAGCTGGTGGTAGTGGTCACAATGAGATGGCCACCGAAGCTGGTGGTAGTCCCCAACCAAATCAGGAAACCCAACCTAACAATAACTCCGAAG GTCCACAATCCTATGAAGATCCAAGGGAAAGGGGCCCCAATTTGGGAAAAGGCCTGGAAAGGATCACTCGATGCGGGCACGGCAAACTACCACTTGTCATTCCAGAAGGGAGGATAAGGCTGGAGGCACCTCTTCTTGCTGCAAAGTTTGCAACTGAATGCAACGTCACAGTCAGACACCATATGCCTGTGTTTAAGCGCTGGAAGGATTACAAGGACCCAAATGGAGATGTACGAGATGGGATCTTCAGGAACTTCATAGGCAAAGTTGGT AACAAGTTTCAGATGGACGTAGATGTTGTGCCAGTTAGGAAGGCTTGTACTGAAATGGTGAAACGTGCGACTCGCCAACAACGATATAGGCTCAAGAAAGAGTTTTTTGACCCTCACCCACTCCATTTGGTGACGAGAACTTCTCCTGTCCCCTCGATGACTGATGAGCAGTGGAATGAGCTGGTGGAAAGCTGGAAGGATCCCAAAAAGATG GGGATATGTCAAATTAACAAAAATAATCGAGCTCAAGTTAAGTTTCACCAAACTACTGGCGCGTGCAGCTATCCTGTGCATTGTGATAATCTG GGCGACAAATACAAAGATAAAGAACCCACTGCATTGGATTTGTTCAAGGAGTGTCActacagcaagaaaaataaaaGCTACACTGATGTCGTGCAAGCTGCAATT ACTGAGATGGAAAACAAGGCCTCTCAACCTACAGAAGATGGTCAGGAATCAAACTCTGCAACCGAGGCTGTAGCTGAAGTACTTGCTAAGCACACTAAGAAGCCAAGGTTTCTTCAGCATGTGGGGATCCAGCATGTCCATGCGAGATCCAGTGCAGAAGTGGCAACGGAGAAGAGGGACAATGTCGAGCTTCGGGCACGTGTTGACACCTTAACCAAGCTGTTGAAGGAGTCCGAAGAAGCAAGGATCAGGCAAGACGAGGAGCACAGGAAGAGAGATGAGGAGAATAGGAAGAAGCAAGCTGCGATGGATGCAAAACTAGACTTTTTGCTAAGTCAGTTGCAACCAAGATTAGCTTAA